In one Nicotiana tomentosiformis chromosome 6, ASM39032v3, whole genome shotgun sequence genomic region, the following are encoded:
- the LOC104113926 gene encoding omega-amidase, chloroplastic-like isoform X2, which translates to MASISKRTASAQSFVSDPVLQMPKITQFKIGICQLKVTTEKSVNILNARNLIQVAAEQGASLILLPEMWNCPYSTDMFAKFAEDFNDLDSAPSFLMLSEVASSLGVTIIGGSIPEKDVGQLYNTCTVFGPNGELKTKHRKIHLFDMGKPLPGEVQFKESDSISAGDKPTVVDTDFGCIGIGICHDIRFPELAMSYSARGAHLICYAGAFNMSTGAALWELEQRSRAVDNQLYVASCSPSRDSASSYMIWGHSTVVGPMGEIIATTGHEEAVLIADIDYAAIQRTRESLPLKRQRRDDIYQFVDLLGYKC; encoded by the exons ATGGCTTCTATTTCTAAAAGGACAGCAAGTGCTCAGTCCTTTGTCTCTGATCCAGTACTCCAAATGCCCAAAATAACACAG TTCAAGATTGGAATTTGTCAGCTGAAAGTGACAACAGAGAAGAGTGTTAACATTCTAAATGCTCGTAATCTAATTCAAGTTGCTGCAGAACAAGGTGCAAGTCTTATACTTTTGCCT GAAATGTGGAATTGCCCTTATTCAACTGACATGTTTGCAAAGTTTGCTGAGGACTTCAATGATTTAGACAGCGCCCCGTCATTTCTTATGTTATCTGAAGTGGCTTCTTCCTTAGGAGTCACCATTATAGGTGGATCGATTCCGGAAAAGGATGTTGGTCAGCTGTACAATACTTGCACTGTGTTTGGACCTAATGGAGAGTTAAAGACTAAGCACAGGAAA ATACATTTGTTTGACATGGGTAAGCCACTTCCAGGAGAAGTTCAATTTAAGGAATCAGACAGCATTTCAGCAGGAGATAAGCCTACAGTTGTTGATACAG ATTTTGGTTGCATTGGAATAGGAATTTGTCATGATATTCGATTTCCTGAACTGGCAATGTCGTATAGTGCCAGAG GTGCTCATCTAATATGTTATGCTGGAGCATTCAACATGAGTACTGGGGCGGCCCTGTGGGAGCTGGAGCAAAGATCAAG GGCAGTTGATAACCAG CTTTATGTGGCATCTTGCTCACCATCTCGAGATTCAGCCAGTAGCTACATGATATGGGGTCACTCCACTGTGGTTGGACCG ATGGGTGAAATAATTGCAACCACAGGGCATGAGGAAGCAGTTCTAATTGCTGATATTGATTATGCTGCGATTCAACGGACAAG GGAAAGCCTCCCTTTAAAGAGACAGAGGCGCGACGACATCTATCAATTTGTAGACTTGCTTGGATACAAGTGCTAA
- the LOC104113926 gene encoding omega-amidase, chloroplastic-like isoform X1: MASISKRTASAQSFVSDPVLQMPKITQKFKIGICQLKVTTEKSVNILNARNLIQVAAEQGASLILLPEMWNCPYSTDMFAKFAEDFNDLDSAPSFLMLSEVASSLGVTIIGGSIPEKDVGQLYNTCTVFGPNGELKTKHRKIHLFDMGKPLPGEVQFKESDSISAGDKPTVVDTDFGCIGIGICHDIRFPELAMSYSARGAHLICYAGAFNMSTGAALWELEQRSRAVDNQLYVASCSPSRDSASSYMIWGHSTVVGPMGEIIATTGHEEAVLIADIDYAAIQRTRESLPLKRQRRDDIYQFVDLLGYKC; encoded by the exons ATGGCTTCTATTTCTAAAAGGACAGCAAGTGCTCAGTCCTTTGTCTCTGATCCAGTACTCCAAATGCCCAAAATAACACAG AAGTTCAAGATTGGAATTTGTCAGCTGAAAGTGACAACAGAGAAGAGTGTTAACATTCTAAATGCTCGTAATCTAATTCAAGTTGCTGCAGAACAAGGTGCAAGTCTTATACTTTTGCCT GAAATGTGGAATTGCCCTTATTCAACTGACATGTTTGCAAAGTTTGCTGAGGACTTCAATGATTTAGACAGCGCCCCGTCATTTCTTATGTTATCTGAAGTGGCTTCTTCCTTAGGAGTCACCATTATAGGTGGATCGATTCCGGAAAAGGATGTTGGTCAGCTGTACAATACTTGCACTGTGTTTGGACCTAATGGAGAGTTAAAGACTAAGCACAGGAAA ATACATTTGTTTGACATGGGTAAGCCACTTCCAGGAGAAGTTCAATTTAAGGAATCAGACAGCATTTCAGCAGGAGATAAGCCTACAGTTGTTGATACAG ATTTTGGTTGCATTGGAATAGGAATTTGTCATGATATTCGATTTCCTGAACTGGCAATGTCGTATAGTGCCAGAG GTGCTCATCTAATATGTTATGCTGGAGCATTCAACATGAGTACTGGGGCGGCCCTGTGGGAGCTGGAGCAAAGATCAAG GGCAGTTGATAACCAG CTTTATGTGGCATCTTGCTCACCATCTCGAGATTCAGCCAGTAGCTACATGATATGGGGTCACTCCACTGTGGTTGGACCG ATGGGTGAAATAATTGCAACCACAGGGCATGAGGAAGCAGTTCTAATTGCTGATATTGATTATGCTGCGATTCAACGGACAAG GGAAAGCCTCCCTTTAAAGAGACAGAGGCGCGACGACATCTATCAATTTGTAGACTTGCTTGGATACAAGTGCTAA